Proteins from one Carcharodon carcharias isolate sCarCar2 chromosome 19, sCarCar2.pri, whole genome shotgun sequence genomic window:
- the LOC121291124 gene encoding zinc finger protein 271-like — MLKHQLIHTGEKCEVCNKSFSLSTLRVHQHIHSGEKPFKCELCDKSFSHLSRLLLHQTVHTGEKPFMCEVCEKSFSSSSDLHRHQHIHSGEKPFKCKTCNKSFSLSSKLLLHQRIHTGEKPFRCEVCEKSFSVSSGLLRHKRTHTGEKPFKCEVCEKSFSVSSSLLRHKRTHSGEKPFKCEVCDKSFSVSSGLLLHQRIHTGEKPFRCEVCEKSFSVSSGLLIHQRIHTGEKPFRCEVCEKSF, encoded by the coding sequence ATGTTAAAGCACCAGCTCATTCATACaggggagaagtgtgaggtatgcAACAAATCATTCTCGTTATCAACTCTCCGCGTACACCAACACATTCACTCAGGAGAGAAACCGTTCAAATGTGAgttgtgtgacaaatcattctcgcaTCTATCAAGACTGCTGCTCCATCAGACAgtccacacaggggagaaaccattcatgtgtgaggtgtgtgagaaaTCGTTTTCATCATCATCAGATCTCCACAGACACCAGCACATTCACTCAGGGGAGAAACCGTTTAAGTGTAAGacgtgcaacaaatcattctcacTGTCATCAAAACTCTTGCTCCATCAGAGGatccacacaggggagaaaccattcagatGCGAGGTGTGTGAGAAATCATTCTCAGTGTCATCAGGCCTCTTGCGCCATAAGAGgactcacacaggggagaaaccattcaagtgtgaggtgtgtgagaaaTCATTCTCAGTGTCATCAAGCCTCCTGCGCCATAAGAGGACCCACAgcggggagaaaccattcaagtgtgaggtgtgtgacaaatcgtTCTCAGTGTCATCAGGTCTCCTGCTCCACCAGAGGATCCACacaggggagaagccattcaggtgtgaggtgtgtgagaaaTCATTCTCAGTGTCATCAGGCCTCCTAATCCACCAGAGGatccacacaggggagaaaccattcaggtgtgaggtgtgtgagaaaTCATTTTGA